The sequence GAGGGCAATGGACCGTGCAACCATTTTATTGATTCCAATGGTGGAAGAATGCGATGATGAATCGACGCCTCCCCTCTGGGTCAACCCAAAAATCTCTGGAGGAAAAGATCTCATGAAAGAATCTTCGGAAGAATCAAAGAGCCTTGCCATTGAAAAGCAGAAAACGCTCCGCCTGTTTATGATCATCGCCGCCCTCCTGCTGCTTGCCGCGGTTGGTTTCGTTGTGCTGCTCCGAGGGATCGAAAAGGGGGGAGAAGGCAAGATGGATGTAGACTTTACCGGAGGGAAGTTCAGCCTCACCCTGCAGAAACCGATTGTGGACCAGATCAAACTGGGCACCGCAAAAACGGAAGGCTCCGGCGAAAAGATCGAATTTACACAGGGGAGAATCAATAATCCCGATGTCGTCAACCAGATTCGCAACCTGGGACCGGCGAACCCGACCGCTTTTTCCGGAAAAAACTTTATCAGCAACGACCTCCGCTTTCTCTTTTCCGCCGAGCACCCGGAAAAATGGCAGGTCAGATACAATCCAGCCGGACTCCAGAACGCTGCCGTTCCAGTCTATACCATCTATAACCAGGAGGGATCACACTTGAACATCGGCGTCGGACCCATCCCTCAAAACGTCAATATCCAGCAATTTGTCGCGCTCAATATCCAAACCATGTTCCAGGCTGGGATGATTCAGCAGATGCCGCAGGTGACCTACGACCTGCCCTCGGAGACCGCCTTTGCCGTCTTCACGAACCCCCAGACCCTTGGGCAGTCCTATCAGAAGGTGATCATCAATCGGGAGCGGAATCAGGTGTTTGTGGCATCGGCGAATTACAATCAGACGTTGTCCAGTCCCGAAGGCGTTCAGGATCTGCTCAACATGATCGCGACGTTCACTCTCTTCTAAAGAGAGGAAACAGGATAACGGGAAAGGACCGTAACGACGCCCTGCAGGAAACGGGAAGGGCAAAACCGTTGTCATGAAAAAAGGAGAGAATCGTTATGAGCAACATCTTCGAAGTTGATCCTCAAAAATGCAGACGCAGTGGCATATGTGCAACATCATGCCCGATGAAGATCATCACCTTTCGGGAGGAGGACGGGCTACCTGTCTGGATCGAGGGAGCGGAACAGCTCTGTCTCCATTGCGAACGCTGCGTTTCAACCTGCCCCAGCCAGGCCATTACCCTGAAGGTTCAGAAACTCACCGATGAGGATCTGACAAGGAATAACCTGCTTCAGATTGATCCCCGGAAATGCAAGCAGGATTATCTCTGCTTGGCCGCCTGCCCATTCAAACTCATCACGGTCAACAGGGAAACGAAGCTCCCCTTTCCGATCGATAAAGCCGAATTGCAGTGTATCCTCTGCGGACATTGCGTTTCCGTTTGCCCTTACGGCGCCCTTTCCATCAAGACCCTGAAACCGGGCGTTCCCAGGATTGATGCCACGGGCCTCCTGATCGCCGGTCCCCTTTCCCTGGAAACCATCAGACCGGAAGAGTGCTCTCCCTTCGACAGGAAGCACCTGCCCCCTGAGGAACAGGTGAAACACCTCCTGACAGGCCGGAGATCGATCCGCGTCTACAGGAAAAAGCCGGTGGATCGGGAAAGCCTGGCCGATATTCTCGATACGGCCCGCTATGCCCCCACCGCAATGAATTCGCAGCCGGTCAACTGGCTGGTCATTGAAGACGCCCAAGAGGTGAAGCGCCTGACCGGCCTGGCCATCGACTGGATGCGCTCCGTCATAAAAACGGATCTGATCCTGGCGCAGCAGCTCCATATACAAAGACTGGTTGCCGCCTGGGAAAGCGGAGAAGACCGAATCTGTCGCGGTGCGCCGCACCTCATCGTGGCGCATGCGGACGGGGCGAATGCCCGTTCCTCGTCATCCTGTACGATTGCCCTGACTTATCTGGAGATTGCCGCCTTTTCGAAGGGGCTGGGTGCATGCTGGGCAGGCTATTTTTCTCGGGCCGCAAACCTGTATCCGCCCCTGAAGGAAGCGCTCAGGCTGCCGGAGGGACATCAGGTCTTCGGGGCGATGATGGTCGGTTATCCGCAGCTCCGATATCATCTCATCCCACCCAGAAAAAAAGGGACGGTAACCTGGCGGTAATTGGCGGGGGGACGTCGTCACAACACTTACACGACAGAGCTGGTCCCGATTTATCCCCCTATCTGGCTCATTTTGCGCAGGTTGTCCTTCCCCCAGCCCTCATTCATATGATGTTCGGACGGTTTGAGGGAAATAGCCTGAATAAAGAGCTTTTTTAGATCCTCGTCGCTGGACTTGCTTTCAAGGGCCGCTTTTAAATCGATTTCCCGTTTGTCGTACAGGCAGCCTCGCAGTTTTCCTTCGGCCGTCAGACGCAAGCGGTTGCATTCGGAGCAGAATTTGTGGCTCATCGGTGTGATGAATCCGATCGTCCCCTGACCACCGGACAGTTTAAAATATACGGCCGGACCGCTTCCTTTGCTCAATTTCGTCGGGGTCAGTTCGTATCTCTGTTCAATACGTTCCTTGATCTGCTCGGAAGAGATCATGCGATCCTGGCTCCAGAACAACAGATCCCCGATCGGCATGAATTCGATAAACCGGATGTGCAGGGGGAAATCATAGGCAAGCTTTGCAAAAGCCAGAATCTCATCATCATTGAAACCCTTTATGGCGACGGTATTGATTTTAACCGGGTCCAACCCTAACTCCAAGGCTTTAAAAATGGCTTTCTTCACTTCCGTCCGATGATCCCGCCGCGTAATAAATTCAAATTTTTCGGCGACCATCGTATCCAGACTGAAATTGACCCGGTCCAGGCCCGCAGCTTTCAGTTCTTCAGCCATAGAACAGAATAAAACACCGTTGGTGGTGATGGCGATATCGTCAATTTCCGGTATTTCGCGAATGCCGGCGATCAGCTGGGTAATGTGCCTGCGGATCAGCGGTTCACCACCGGTAAGCCGGATCTTGCGAATACCAATCCCTGCGCCGACTCTAACCAATCTCACAATATCTTCCAAACTTAAAATTTCGTCGTGTTCAAGCTTGGTGATTCCTTCTTCCGGCATGCAATACCGGCAGCGAAGATTACACCGATCGGTCACGGATATGCGCAGGTAATTGATCTTTCTATTATAAGTATCTAACATGCTATCACTTTCTTCCAATAACAAAACTTTATATCTTTTTAGCCCAACAACGAATTGGTATCGATTGCCTCTTTCATTTATATAGGCAGAACAATCTCATATGTCAAGATATGGATAAGATGCCGGCTCGCCTTTCAAAATACCATTCAGGACAAATCCTGCAATCGGAATACCGATGTTTTCACCCTCAACGTCAAAAAAATAAAGCCGGCGCCCTCCTTAACCTTACGGTCAGGTACGACGCCGGCTTTCTCATCTCAGCCACAGGGGCAAGAAATCGGATTCAGCAAAGGGAAATTTTTCGACCCTATCTGCTCGGATCCAGTTTTACAAGGCGGCAGGCATTGCCCCGCATCGTAATGTAACCGGACACCTTGTCTCTCACCCGGGAGTCCAACAGGATATTCACGTTGGCTGCTGCCCAACCATGGGGAATGGACACGGCGCCAGGTCGAATATCTTCGGTTACGTTTGCTTTAATTTTGATCATGCCGCGCGGTGTTTCCACACCCATCAGTTCACCCTCGATAATGTCATACTTCTTCGCGGTGACCGGATGGATCATTGCGTGCGGTTCCGGCAGCAAAGCCATCAGTCCGGATACATCCTTCATCTGGGCTCCGATGAATTCCTGGTGTCGGGCACCGGTGAGCAATGTTTCCGGATATTTTTTGGCGATCTCCGGATTGGCTCGATAGCTCTGCTCCGGCTCGACGTGGGAGGGAAGACCAGGCGCACCCAGCCTTTCCATCTCTGCGGAATAGAGTTCCACTTTTCCGCTGGCCGTGGCAAAACCGACTCTCTTGAAGAGCTCATATTCGATCTCGCCGAAATAGAGACCTTCGGGATGATCAACCAACTGCTGATAGGTGACGCCGGAGGTGGAGAACATGTGCTCTGCCACTTCTTCGTCTGTTTTCCAGGGGAACAGATCACCGTAGCCCAATCTCCGTCCCAACTCGCTCCAGATGGACCAGATCGGCCGGCTCTCGTAAAGAGGCTCGATGACTTTTTTGCGCAAAATGATATAGGGAACGCAGTGCGAGATGGCGTAGGGGAAGCCGCCGATGCCGGTCTCTTCCAGGAAGGTGCAGGCCGGCAGGGCATAATCAGCCAATTCACTGGTTTCGGTCATATAGGGATCAATGCTTACAAAAAGCTCCAGCTGCTTCAACCCGTCCAGGAAACGCCCCGTATCGGGGAAGGTCAAAGCCGGGTTGCTGCCCGAGCTGAAGAAGGCCTTGATCGGATATGGCTTTCCGGTGATCATCGCCTCCGTCATCATGGATGCGGAACCGTAAGGAGGCGTGCGCTTGTTGAACTGGTGGAATACGGGGTACTCGTCGTAACCGAGGTTCTTTTCCTCAATGGGCACACGCAGGTCGGCCAGGCGGATCTGCGGGCAGGTGACCCATCCGCCGGGGCGGTCGATCTTGCCGGTGATGGCCATCAGGATGTTAAAACATCTCTCATTCTGGAGACCGTTTTGATACTGGTTCAGATGGCCCACACCCTCCAGAATGGAGGCTTCTTTGACATTGGCAAACATCCGCGCGATCCGCTTGATTTCCGGAGCCGGCACGCCGCTGACTTCCTCAGCCCATTCCGGTGTAAGTTTCTTGACGTGTTCAGTCAGCTTGTCGAATCCAGTGCACCAGTTATCAACAAATTCCTTGTCGTACAGACCTTCGTT comes from Syntrophus gentianae and encodes:
- a CDS encoding molybdopterin-containing oxidoreductase family protein, coding for MEKIQTDCALCINCCGLDCYVEDGKLVKVEGTPEHWLNKGALCAKAKFLVEGTYSPNRLKYPMKKVNGKFERVSWDQALDEIAAKLKELKEKYGAHTLATWTGSVGVEHFEMAAFNQRFAKAYGSPNFFNPEGICFRTRILARQITFGRYPVEQPRNAKLIILWGHNPDASYFVIANDIRERVRKNELELIVIDVRKIPLAKEGIYLQPRPGTDAAIALAMMNVIINEGLYDKEFVDNWCTGFDKLTEHVKKLTPEWAEEVSGVPAPEIKRIARMFANVKEASILEGVGHLNQYQNGLQNERCFNILMAITGKIDRPGGWVTCPQIRLADLRVPIEEKNLGYDEYPVFHQFNKRTPPYGSASMMTEAMITGKPYPIKAFFSSGSNPALTFPDTGRFLDGLKQLELFVSIDPYMTETSELADYALPACTFLEETGIGGFPYAISHCVPYIILRKKVIEPLYESRPIWSIWSELGRRLGYGDLFPWKTDEEVAEHMFSTSGVTYQQLVDHPEGLYFGEIEYELFKRVGFATASGKVELYSAEMERLGAPGLPSHVEPEQSYRANPEIAKKYPETLLTGARHQEFIGAQMKDVSGLMALLPEPHAMIHPVTAKKYDIIEGELMGVETPRGMIKIKANVTEDIRPGAVSIPHGWAAANVNILLDSRVRDKVSGYITMRGNACRLVKLDPSR
- the moaA gene encoding GTP 3',8-cyclase MoaA, yielding MLDTYNRKINYLRISVTDRCNLRCRYCMPEEGITKLEHDEILSLEDIVRLVRVGAGIGIRKIRLTGGEPLIRRHITQLIAGIREIPEIDDIAITTNGVLFCSMAEELKAAGLDRVNFSLDTMVAEKFEFITRRDHRTEVKKAIFKALELGLDPVKINTVAIKGFNDDEILAFAKLAYDFPLHIRFIEFMPIGDLLFWSQDRMISSEQIKERIEQRYELTPTKLSKGSGPAVYFKLSGGQGTIGFITPMSHKFCSECNRLRLTAEGKLRGCLYDKREIDLKAALESKSSDEDLKKLFIQAISLKPSEHHMNEGWGKDNLRKMSQIGG
- a CDS encoding nitroreductase family protein, whose product is MSNIFEVDPQKCRRSGICATSCPMKIITFREEDGLPVWIEGAEQLCLHCERCVSTCPSQAITLKVQKLTDEDLTRNNLLQIDPRKCKQDYLCLAACPFKLITVNRETKLPFPIDKAELQCILCGHCVSVCPYGALSIKTLKPGVPRIDATGLLIAGPLSLETIRPEECSPFDRKHLPPEEQVKHLLTGRRSIRVYRKKPVDRESLADILDTARYAPTAMNSQPVNWLVIEDAQEVKRLTGLAIDWMRSVIKTDLILAQQLHIQRLVAAWESGEDRICRGAPHLIVAHADGANARSSSSCTIALTYLEIAAFSKGLGACWAGYFSRAANLYPPLKEALRLPEGHQVFGAMMVGYPQLRYHLIPPRKKGTVTWR